From Magnolia sinica isolate HGM2019 chromosome 13, MsV1, whole genome shotgun sequence, one genomic window encodes:
- the LOC131222554 gene encoding uncharacterized protein LOC131222554: MFSRWKYLDGEDGREMGSKRQRLVDPYPPFYGGSSGSSLMYNASPYAYMGQPPPFPVVRLRGLPFDCTDSDVAEFFQGLDIIDVLFVHKNGRFSGEAFCVLGYPLQVDLALQRNRQNMGRRYIEVFRSKRQEYYMAVAAEVSDVKASSPRRSAPTTRARSYDEGKDAGHVAEHTGVLRLRGLPFSAGKDDVLDFFKDFDLSEDSIHIVLNSEGRSTGEAFVEFANVEDSKAAMVKDRMTLGSRYIELFPSSVEELDEAVSRGR, translated from the exons ATGTTCTCAAGATG GAAATACTTGGATGGCGAAGATGGGCGTGAAATGGGTTCTAAACGGCAGCGGTTGGTTGATCCGTATCCGCCATTTTATGGGGGTTCCTCAGGTTCGAGTCTCATGTACAACGCATCTCCTTACGCATATATGGGTCAACCTCCTCCATTCCCAGTCGTGCGATTGCGCGGTCTTCCTTTTGATTGCACAGATTCTGATGTGGCGGAGTTCTTCCAAGGTCTGGACATCATTGACGTCCTCTTCGTCCACAAAAATGGACGTTTCAGTGGGGAAGCATTTTGTGTTCTAGGATACCCTCTTCAAGTCGATTTGGCCCTTCAGAGGAATCGGCAAAATATGGGTAGACGATATATTGAGGTTTTCAGGAGCAAGAGACAAGAGTACTACATGGCAGTTGCAGCTGAGGTTTCGGATGTGAAAGCGAGTTCTCCGCGCCGAAGTGCTCCAACCACAAGAGCAAGATCCTATGATGAGGGGAAGGATGCGGGCCATGTGGCTGAACATACAGGAGTTTTGCGATTGAGGGGACTGCCATTTTCAGCTGGAAAGGATGATGTGCTGGATTTCTTTAAGGATTTCGACCTTTCTGAGGATTCCATTCATATAGTGCTTAATTCAGAAGGGAGGTCAACTGGGGAAGCATTTGTTGAGTTTGCAAACGTAGAGGATTCGAAGGCCGCAATGGTGAAGGATCGAATGACACTTGGAAGCCGTTATATAGAGCTGTTCCCTTCATCAGTTGAGGAGTTGGACGAAGCAGTTTCGAGAGGGCGCTGA